The following are encoded in a window of Nocardia sp. BMG111209 genomic DNA:
- a CDS encoding arabinosyltransferase domain-containing protein produces the protein MSDVATAVLTKPAPLPPVPKPSDYRAARLIAAIAGLLGALFALATPFLPVVQTTAEVNWPQSGAIGNIEAPLMSQVPVDLRASIPCTLAAQLQQGGLLLNTAPPQGDRSALQSLFVRVTEDSVDVVDRNAIVATAKRADLGRCTSIDISSDATHTSAAFTGLTATVERPVAGGPAGATEQVTVPVEGSLNGDLRPQVVGVFSDLKGAAPAGLSFHMTVDSRFTSHPTLTKIVATIAAVLCTLIALLALARIDLADGRGHRRVLPARWLRPTWADGAVIGTLGIWHFIGANTSDDGYILTMVRVAPHAGYLANYFRWYGVPEAPFGWYYYVIQEFANFSTASWWVRIPALLCGILCWLVISREVLPRLGRGTRGALGRNLLVRGDSIALWTAGMVFLAFWLPYDNGLRSEPIVALGAMLTWVSLERAIATSRLLPAAIAVFFAAFTLAAAPTGLMCVAALLAAIRPLVRIVVRRRRELIARGAGRWLGATVPQLAPIGAAGVLVLTVVYGDQTFANIQEADRIRQITGPNLAWWEDYLRYYYLFVQTVDGSVSRRFAFLAMILCLITTALVLLRRRQVPGLASGPTWRLIGMVAGTIFFMMFNPTKWTHHFGAYAGIAGALAAATAVAVSRTTLRSRKSRSIFLAALLFVLAVSFSGTNGYWYVSSYGVPWFDKPVQLHGHQSNTIMLVLFGLALVLVGWQALREDYVAPPGDRPRRAATARWLAGVPLTIVALLMVAFEVLSLAKGAYSQYPSYSLARSNFDALGGNSCGLANDVLVEGNANGGNLTPIIDPAHPPKNGDPLGGENPTGFDPNGIPDTLKADSVEVKPGSGNTTTQSVGINVADGQSAGTGGGRIADAGVNGSTVALPFGLDPKTTPVQGSYQAGIQEPAHLTSSWYQLPARSSQSPLVVISAAGRILSYDTAGALQYGQDLAVEYGKRNADGTVTKLGATIPRDIGPAPSWRNLRVPMDALAGDADAIRIVASRNVLIGDQWLAFTAPRVPVLQTLGDYIGTKQEVLEDWAVGLQFPCQQPFLHRDGVADMPNFRIKPDRPLAVSSTDTWQAEEFGGVNGFANMLAGASTIPTYLKGDWARDWGSLERYDRYYPNATPARIDTGEQTRSGFWTPGQIRMY, from the coding sequence GTGTCCGATGTCGCAACCGCTGTCCTGACGAAACCGGCACCGCTACCACCGGTGCCCAAGCCGAGCGATTACCGTGCCGCGCGGCTCATCGCCGCCATCGCGGGGCTGCTCGGGGCACTGTTCGCACTCGCCACCCCGTTCCTGCCGGTGGTGCAGACCACCGCGGAGGTGAACTGGCCGCAGAGCGGGGCGATCGGCAATATCGAGGCGCCGCTGATGTCGCAGGTGCCGGTCGATCTGCGCGCGAGCATCCCCTGCACCCTGGCGGCGCAGTTGCAGCAGGGCGGCCTGCTGCTGAACACGGCCCCGCCGCAGGGCGATCGGTCGGCGCTGCAATCGCTGTTCGTGCGCGTCACCGAGGATTCGGTGGACGTGGTGGACCGCAACGCCATCGTCGCGACCGCCAAGCGCGCCGACCTCGGCCGCTGCACCTCGATCGATATCAGCTCCGACGCCACCCACACCAGCGCCGCGTTCACCGGGCTCACCGCCACGGTCGAGCGGCCGGTGGCCGGTGGTCCGGCGGGCGCCACCGAACAGGTCACCGTGCCGGTCGAGGGATCCCTCAACGGGGATCTGCGGCCGCAGGTGGTCGGCGTGTTCTCCGACCTGAAGGGCGCGGCGCCGGCCGGGCTGTCCTTCCACATGACCGTCGACTCCCGGTTCACCTCGCACCCCACGCTGACCAAGATCGTGGCGACGATCGCCGCGGTGCTGTGCACGCTCATCGCGCTGCTGGCGCTGGCCCGGATCGACCTCGCCGACGGCCGCGGTCACCGCCGCGTCCTGCCGGCCCGCTGGCTGCGGCCCACCTGGGCCGACGGCGCGGTGATCGGCACGCTGGGCATCTGGCACTTCATCGGCGCCAACACCTCCGACGACGGCTACATCCTGACCATGGTGCGGGTGGCCCCGCACGCGGGCTATCTGGCCAACTACTTCCGCTGGTACGGCGTACCGGAGGCGCCGTTCGGCTGGTACTACTACGTGATCCAGGAGTTCGCGAACTTCTCCACGGCGAGTTGGTGGGTGCGGATCCCGGCCCTGCTCTGCGGCATCCTGTGCTGGCTGGTGATCAGCCGGGAGGTGCTGCCGCGGCTGGGTCGCGGCACCCGCGGCGCGCTCGGCCGCAATCTCCTGGTCCGGGGCGATTCCATTGCGCTGTGGACGGCCGGCATGGTGTTCCTCGCGTTCTGGCTGCCCTACGACAACGGCCTGCGCTCGGAGCCGATCGTGGCGCTCGGCGCGATGCTGACCTGGGTATCGCTCGAGCGGGCCATCGCCACCAGCCGGCTGCTGCCGGCCGCGATCGCGGTGTTCTTCGCGGCCTTCACCCTCGCGGCGGCGCCGACGGGCCTGATGTGCGTGGCCGCGCTGCTGGCCGCCATCCGCCCGCTGGTGCGGATCGTGGTGCGCCGCCGCCGGGAGTTGATCGCGCGGGGCGCGGGCCGCTGGCTGGGCGCGACGGTGCCGCAGCTGGCCCCGATCGGCGCGGCCGGGGTGCTGGTGCTGACCGTCGTCTACGGCGACCAGACCTTCGCCAATATCCAGGAGGCCGACCGGATCCGGCAGATCACCGGCCCCAACCTGGCCTGGTGGGAGGACTACCTCCGCTACTACTACCTGTTCGTCCAGACCGTCGACGGTTCGGTGTCGCGCCGCTTCGCCTTCCTGGCGATGATCCTGTGCCTGATCACCACCGCGCTGGTGCTGTTGCGCCGGCGGCAGGTGCCCGGCCTGGCCTCCGGGCCGACCTGGCGGCTGATCGGCATGGTCGCCGGGACGATCTTCTTCATGATGTTCAACCCGACCAAGTGGACGCACCACTTCGGCGCGTACGCCGGTATCGCCGGCGCGCTGGCGGCGGCGACCGCGGTCGCGGTGTCGCGGACCACGCTGCGGTCGCGCAAGAGCCGGTCGATCTTCCTGGCGGCGCTGCTGTTCGTGCTGGCGGTGTCGTTCTCGGGCACCAACGGGTACTGGTACGTCTCCAGTTACGGCGTGCCGTGGTTCGACAAGCCGGTGCAGCTGCACGGGCATCAGTCCAACACCATCATGCTGGTGCTGTTCGGCCTCGCGCTGGTGCTGGTGGGCTGGCAGGCGCTGCGCGAGGACTATGTGGCACCGCCGGGCGACCGGCCGCGGCGCGCGGCGACCGCGCGCTGGCTGGCCGGGGTGCCGCTGACGATCGTGGCGTTGCTCATGGTGGCGTTCGAGGTGCTGTCGCTGGCCAAGGGCGCGTACTCGCAGTACCCGTCCTATTCGCTGGCCCGCTCGAATTTCGATGCGCTGGGCGGCAATTCGTGCGGTCTCGCCAACGATGTGCTGGTGGAGGGAAATGCCAACGGCGGCAACCTGACTCCGATCATCGATCCGGCACACCCGCCGAAGAACGGTGACCCGCTGGGCGGTGAGAATCCGACGGGCTTCGACCCCAACGGAATTCCCGACACGCTGAAGGCCGATTCGGTCGAGGTGAAGCCGGGCTCCGGCAACACCACCACCCAGTCCGTCGGTATCAACGTGGCCGACGGGCAGAGTGCCGGCACCGGCGGCGGCCGCATCGCCGACGCCGGGGTCAACGGCAGTACGGTGGCGCTCCCGTTCGGGCTCGACCCGAAGACCACACCGGTCCAGGGCAGCTATCAGGCCGGGATCCAGGAGCCGGCGCATCTGACCTCCAGCTGGTACCAGTTGCCGGCGCGGTCGTCGCAGTCACCGCTGGTGGTGATCTCGGCGGCCGGGCGCATCCTGTCCTACGACACCGCGGGCGCACTGCAATACGGGCAGGACCTGGCGGTCGAGTACGGCAAGCGCAACGCCGACGGCACCGTCACCAAGCTGGGCGCGACCATCCCGCGCGATATCGGCCCGGCGCCGTCCTGGCGCAACCTGCGCGTCCCGATGGACGCGCTGGCGGGCGACGCCGACGCGATCCGCATCGTCGCCAGCCGGAACGTGCTGATCGGCGATCAGTGGCTGGCCTTCACCGCACCGCGGGTGCCGGTCCTGCAGACGCTGGGCGACTACATCGGCACCAAGCAGGAGGTGCTGGAGGACTGGGCGGTGGGCCTGCAGTTCCCCTGCCAGCAGCCGTTCCTGCACCGCGACGGCGTGGCCGATATGCCGAACTTCCGGATCAAGCCGGACCGGCCGCTCGCGGTCAGTTCGACCGACACCTGGCAGGCCGAGGAGTTCGGTGGCGTCAACGGTTTCGCGAACATGCTGGCCGGCGCCTCGACGATTCCGACCTATCTGAAGGGCGATTGGGCGCGGGACTGGGGTTCGCTCGAGCGCTACGACCGCTACTACCCGAATGCCACTCCGGCCAGGATCGATACCGGGGAGCAGACCCGATCGGGATTCTGGACGCCGGGTCAGATTCGGATGTACTGA
- a CDS encoding acyl-CoA carboxylase subunit beta, protein MSTTAEKLAELRKKLEVAQEPAGEAGVAKRTRKGIPSARDRIAMLLDPGTFVELGALVRNPGDPDALYGDGVVTGHGLVDGRPVAVFSHDQTVYGGSVGEMFGRKVAAIYEFAAKVGCPVVGINDSGGARVQEAVTSMAWYAELGRRQEPLSGMVPQISMMLGSCAGGAVYAPINTDVLVATESAYLFVTGPKVILEATGEDVSLEELGGAHSQAQYGNIHHVAKDEPAAFEWVRQYLSYFPSSCQEQGPVINPGLEPEITDSDRELDAIVPDADNAAYDMYDVLLRIFDDGDFHEVGAAAGRNLITGFARVDGRAVGVVANQPMMFAGALDARTADKAAHFVRICDAFEIPLVFVVDTPGFLPGVEQEKIGVIKRGGRFIASYVEASVPKVTVVIRKSYGGGYAVMGSKQLGADVNLAWPTARIAVMGAESAISLIGARQLAAAPEDQREVLRRQMIDFYNATMATPWVAAERGYVDAVIEPAATRLEIRRALQLLRDKKLIRNPRKHHLFPF, encoded by the coding sequence GTGAGCACTACCGCTGAGAAACTCGCCGAACTGCGCAAGAAGCTCGAAGTGGCGCAGGAGCCGGCAGGCGAAGCGGGGGTAGCGAAACGGACCCGCAAGGGCATCCCCTCGGCCCGGGATCGGATCGCCATGCTGCTCGATCCCGGGACGTTCGTGGAACTCGGTGCGCTGGTGCGCAATCCCGGTGACCCCGACGCGCTGTACGGCGACGGCGTGGTCACCGGGCACGGCCTGGTCGACGGCCGCCCGGTGGCGGTGTTCTCGCACGACCAGACCGTGTACGGCGGGTCGGTGGGCGAGATGTTCGGCCGGAAGGTGGCCGCGATCTACGAATTCGCGGCCAAGGTCGGCTGCCCGGTGGTCGGCATCAACGATTCCGGCGGCGCGCGGGTGCAGGAGGCGGTGACCTCCATGGCCTGGTACGCCGAGCTGGGCCGCCGCCAGGAGCCGCTGTCCGGCATGGTGCCGCAGATCTCGATGATGCTCGGCAGCTGTGCCGGCGGTGCGGTCTACGCCCCGATCAACACCGATGTGCTGGTGGCCACCGAATCGGCCTACCTGTTCGTCACCGGCCCGAAGGTGATCCTGGAGGCCACCGGCGAGGATGTCAGCCTGGAGGAGCTGGGCGGCGCGCACAGCCAGGCGCAGTACGGCAACATCCACCACGTCGCGAAGGACGAGCCCGCGGCGTTCGAATGGGTGCGGCAGTACCTGAGCTATTTCCCGTCCAGCTGCCAGGAACAGGGCCCGGTGATCAATCCGGGTCTGGAACCCGAGATCACCGACAGCGACCGGGAACTCGACGCGATCGTGCCGGATGCCGACAACGCCGCCTACGACATGTACGACGTGCTGCTGCGCATCTTCGACGACGGCGACTTCCACGAGGTCGGCGCGGCGGCGGGCCGCAATCTGATCACCGGCTTCGCGCGGGTCGACGGCCGCGCGGTGGGCGTGGTCGCCAATCAGCCGATGATGTTCGCGGGCGCGCTGGACGCCCGCACCGCCGACAAGGCCGCGCATTTCGTGCGGATCTGCGACGCGTTCGAGATTCCGCTGGTGTTCGTCGTCGACACACCCGGATTCCTGCCCGGGGTCGAACAGGAGAAGATCGGCGTCATCAAGCGCGGCGGGCGGTTCATCGCCTCGTACGTCGAGGCCAGCGTGCCGAAGGTGACGGTGGTGATCCGCAAGTCCTACGGCGGCGGCTATGCGGTGATGGGCTCCAAACAGCTCGGCGCCGACGTGAATCTGGCGTGGCCCACCGCCCGGATCGCGGTGATGGGCGCGGAGAGCGCGATCAGCCTGATCGGGGCGCGACAGCTGGCGGCCGCGCCGGAGGATCAGCGCGAGGTTCTGCGCAGGCAGATGATCGACTTCTACAACGCGACCATGGCCACGCCGTGGGTGGCCGCCGAGCGCGGCTATGTGGACGCGGTGATCGAGCCCGCGGCCACGCGCCTGGAAATTCGCCGGGCCCTGCAACTGCTGCGGGACAAGAAGCTCATCCGCAATCCGCGCAAACACCACCTGTTCCCGTTCTGA
- a CDS encoding DUF5988 family protein, which translates to MGSSPKAVLEGGPSDLSQRIVPITPPGIELRVPHDGGYERFRATPRRRDTTEGSLPVYEWFEHIEH; encoded by the coding sequence ATGGGTAGCTCACCGAAGGCTGTACTAGAAGGCGGACCGTCCGACCTGTCGCAGCGGATCGTCCCGATCACTCCACCGGGTATCGAGTTACGCGTTCCGCACGACGGCGGCTACGAGCGTTTCCGCGCGACCCCGCGCCGGCGGGACACCACCGAGGGCAGCCTGCCCGTCTACGAATGGTTCGAGCACATCGAACACTGA